A DNA window from Aspergillus nidulans FGSC A4 chromosome V contains the following coding sequences:
- a CDS encoding uncharacterized protein (transcript_id=CADANIAT00003238) has protein sequence MPRPSINLEPYKDEISTLYKSGKSPPTIAMLLGNRYDIQVSERTIKTRLSIWGIHKTNRTASKDTVLHARIKVLLYQVGLSENEILHVLQLEGWNIQPRTLKYVRHQKGLLLRTVNPIADQAEVERVLNQLRTDLATGQIEGYSIGMLIGTLRTKDFRLADGYLKLAPYGIEIYAAIDAYSRYIIWIYVGISSRTAVSVLRQFLDTVNIAQQQPRFVRTDRGTETVLLAEAQYKLQQSLHPEIDIRDCYLYGTSTSNQRIEAWWLQLTRGMVFRYREYFRGLQEEGIFSIDQLSDQIALYAIYIPLLRVQIPSFVRTWNHHRIRNQPNRPHLVPGKPYMNYNFPATGVENQGIKFDMELFKRLQEDVQDWDIDEYLPPETYHWTRNQLLELGYDPQQPPEAVGDHILTPFRTIYLGLRARIQAHIERGAQPILQISQPPTGAFDWDPRLNPHGTEALERVREVEVEYELDESEELED, from the exons ATGCCTCGGCCGTCAATAAATCTTGAACCATACAAGGATGAAATTTCTACCTTATATAAATCAGGCAAATCTCCTCCTACTATTGCTATGCTACTAGGGAATCGATATGACATTCAGGTTAGTGAGCGTACGATCAAGACCCGCCTTAGTATATGGGGGATTCATAAGACAAATCGTACAGCCTCAAAAGACACAGTTCTTCATGCCCGAATCAAAGTTCTTCTATATCAAGTTGGCCTCTCAGAGAACGAGATTCTACatgttcttcagcttgaaggcTGGAATATTCAGCCTAGAACATTGAAATATGTTCGGCATCAGAAAGGGCTCTTGCTGCGTACAGTAAATCCAATTGCTGATCAAGCCGAAGTTGAAAGGGTCCTAAACCAACTTCGTACGGACCTTGCTACCGGTCAAATTGAAGGATATAGTATAGGAATGCTTATCGGCACTTTAAGAACCAAGGATTTCAGATTGGCAG ATGGCTATCTTAAGCTAGCTCCGTACGGCATTGAAATATAtgcagcaattgatgcaTATTCTCGATATATTATTTGGATTTACGTTGGTATCAGCTCCCGTACGGCTGTTAGTGTCCTTCGCCAGTTTCTTGATACTGTTAATattgctcaacagcagcctCGCTTTGTACGAACAGACCGTGGTACAGAGACAGTCTTACTGGCTGAAGCTCAATATAAGCTTCAGCAGTCTCTTCATCCAGAGATTGATATTAGGGACTGCTACTTATATGGAACAAGTACTTCTAACCAAAGAATTGAGGCATGGTGGCTTCAATTAACCCGTGGTATGGTGTTTCGATATAGA GAGTACTTTCGTGGCCTTCAAGAGGAAGGCATATTCTCTATAGATCAGTTAAGTGATCAGATTGCTTTGTATGCAATCTATATACCTCTTCTCCGAGTCCAAATTCCATCATTTGTACGCACATGGAACCATCATCGAATTCGGAACCAGCCAAATCGTCCGCATTTGGTGCCCGGCAAGCCTTATATGAATTATAACTTCCCAGCTACTGGTGTTGAGAACCAGGGAATCAAGTTTGATATGGAACTATTCAAGCGCTTGCAAGAAGATGTCCAAGACTGGG ATATAGATGAATATCTGCCACCTGAGACCTACCACTGGACTCGAAATCAGCTACTAGAGCTAGGATATgatcctcagcaacctccaGAAGCTGTGGGGGACCATATTCTTACTCCATTTCGTACAATATATCTCGGGCTTCGGGCTAGGATTCAGGCACATATTGAAAGAGGAGCTCAGCCAATCCTTCAGATATCTCAACCACCAACTGGGGCTTTTGATTGGGATCCACGGCTTAATCCTCATGGGACTGAAGCACTAGAGCGCGTACGAGAAGTTGAGGTAGAGTATGAGTTAGATGAATCAGAAGAGCTAGAGGATTAG
- a CDS encoding uncharacterized protein (transcript_id=CADANIAT00003239) has product MPPLEMSQSTCAYIYPAAVQSYKHFIEVYLLKELSSYEPQESDTLQLAFQVQGINPVYLPDSYDRPQSTNDILQHFEGKNSKGIFVIITRTVSDPSAAPDAEPKAKQTKRTTKRQSSVRVSKVKQEPEIKQEPEVKQELEQDITVQDKNLKVVPGPAIRKKRSFSVALKEKKEPDSDTQEKDTEQESLELLFVPEEKDGVAYRTRKRHILQQEDIERSAEFGIPV; this is encoded by the exons ATGCCTCCTCTAGAAATGTCTC AGAGTACATGCGCCTATATTTATCCTGCGGCAGTTCAATCGTACAAGCACTTTATAGAAGTATACCTTCTAAAAGAGCTAAGTTCGTACGAGCCACAGGAGTCAGATACCCTTCAACTTGCCTTTCAGGTACAGGGAATAAACCCAGTCTATCTTCCTGACTCGTACGACAGGCCTCAGTCAACCAACGATATCCTGCAGCACTTTGAAGGGAAAAATAGCAAGGGAATCTTTGTTATTATTACCAGAACTGTCTCTGACCCCTCTGCTGCACCTGATGCAGAACCAAAGGCAAAACAGACAAAAAGAACAACCAAGCGTCAATCCTCCGTACGAGTATCTAAGGTCAAGCAGGAGCCTGagatcaagcaagaacctGAGGTAAAGCAGGAGCTTGAACAGGATATAACTGTACAAGATAAAAATCTTAAAGTGGTTCCTGGGCCTGCTATACGGAAGAAACGCTCATTTTCGGTTGCAttaaaagagaagaaggagcctGATAGTGATACTCAGGAGAAGGATACAGAGCAGGAATCATTAGAGTTGCTATTTGTCCCTGAGGAGAAGGATGGAGTGGCTTATCGTACAAGAAAGCGCCATATCCTCCagcaggaggatattgagcgCTCTGCAGAGTTTGGCATTCCAGTTTAG
- a CDS encoding DUF3716 domain-containing protein (transcript_id=CADANIAT00003240) — protein sequence MAYETSVPYSLSLKASADHLFAPYEYTATSVACILYEADKDSLQAPRTPNRAPSFPANRPLSREECLSLFAFINRRAGRAPTAVLPLGGQELSGYIHTDIQRRVLALPGREVKFIRGRINWHQLWQHRPSYINAMLIQSRGTRLTQPCKGCRSVQGRPVFPECRHVPGAFDGCCANCKWRDHGYRCSVRDEHWQWMLGGGLGLPQGASNQLVINLDPVEGEAENPIYLDFPEGDEDNPIVFKGYGLVYLT from the exons ATGGCGTACGAGACTTCTGTTCCCTATTCCCTATCATTAAAAGCATCTGCTGACCATTTATTTGCTCCGTACGAGTATACTGCTACCTCTGTAGCTTGTATCTTGTACGAAGCAGACAAAGATagcctccaagctcctcgtacACCCAACCGCGCCCCCTCCTTCCCTGCCAACCGGCCTCTCAGCCGAGAAGAGTGCCTGAGCCTCTTTGCCTTTATTAATAGACGAGCCGGACGAGCACCAACTGCTGTGCTTCCACTTGGGGGTCAAGAGCTATCTGGGTATATTCATACAGATATACAGAGGCGTGTGCTGGCCCTTCCTGGGCGGGAAGTTAAGTTTATTCGCGGCAGAATAAACTGGCATCAGTTATGGCAACACCGGCCCTCGTACATCAATGCCATGCTTATACAGTCTCGGGGGACTCGTCTGACCCAGCCTTGTAAAGGATGCCGCTCCGTACAAGGAAGACCAGTCTTCCCTGAATGCCGCCATGTACCTGGGGCATTCGACGGATGCTGCGCCAACTGTAAATGGCGTGACCATGGGTATCGCTGCTCCGTACGAGACGAGCACTGGCAGTGGATGCTTGGTGGTGGACTTGGTCTACCCCAGGGAGCTTCAAACCAGCTGGTTATCAATCTTGATCCAGTGGAAGGTGAGGCTGAAAATCCTATCTACCTTGATTTCCCTGAAGGGGATGAGGACAATCCGATTGTCTTTAAG GGGTACGGGCTCGTGTACCTCACCTGA
- a CDS encoding uncharacterized protein (transcript_id=CADANIAT00003241), with translation MSSEVRDLYHSSNLWITSHSISFSDSGNLIQGHLLDSSYSAPPFPNGA, from the exons ATGTCCTCTGAGGTTAGAGATTTATACCATTC TAGTAACCTCTGGATCACGAGTCATTCAATTTCATTTTCTGATTCTGGAAATCTCATCCAGGGCCATCTACTTGACTCTTCGTACAGTGCTCCGCCCTTTCCCAACGGTGCGTGA
- a CDS encoding uncharacterized protein (transcript_id=CADANIAT00003242), with product MTENPYLHPGFAGFKPRPSHQRLALCVFLGALLHTAAVNSFNGFDLWEQKTTAICSSSLLLYRTPPVTCLALTPYPKQRALLLPISNGVKSSPPNINERSFSSSPRFRHKAFDTPADERQVPAWVISMTEVEVTASNEVKTRSRSYTIKGTPIVALTREVGDVGDSDAYISSFTYHLYTHPDDHDARFEDRLVTGIAVKMVTYRACYSDDEHDFFGDYLDWDQVHLWSPPYEPFLLLSIIYTDAFWLVRCEACGNQERASSSLKADAGPAQVSRQILPETTRSMGRLA from the exons ATGACAGAAAACCCATACCTGCATCCAGGCTTCGCCGGTTTCAAGCCCCGGCCAAGCCATCAGCGACTGGCTCTCTGCGTCTTCTTGGGCGCCCTGCTTCATACCGCCGCCGTTAACTCATTCAATGGCTTCGACCTATGGGAACAAAAGACAACGGCGATATGTTCGAGCTCATTGTTGCTATACCGCACGCCCCCTGTTACGTGCCTTGCTCTTACCCCCTATCCTAAGCAACGTGCCTTGCTCTTACCTATAT CCAACGGGGTTAAAAGCTCCCCGCCTAACATCAATGAgagatcattctcatcctccccaagaTTTCGCCATAAGGCCTTTGATACCCCCGCTGACGAGAGACAGGTGCCGGCGTGGGTCATTTCCATGACGGAGGTTGAGGTCACAGCCAGCAACGAAGTCAAAACGAGATCCCGGTCGTACACCATCAAGGGAACGCCCATTGTAGCCCTCACCagagaagttggagatgtCGGAGACTCAGATGCATATATATCTTCATTCACGTACCACCTGTATACCCACCCAGATGACCACGACGCACGATTCGAGGA CCGTCTTGTCACTGGCATTGCCGTAAAGATGGTCACGTATCGGGCGTGCTACTCGGACGACGAGCACGATTTCTTTGGTGATTACCTCGACTGGGATCAGGTACATTTGTGGAG CCCCCCCTATGAGCCGTTCCTGCTCTTGTCTATCATCTACACTGATGCCTTTTGGTTGGTTCGCTGCGAGGCATGCGGAAAT CAGGAGAGAGCAAGCAGCAGTCTAAAAGCAGACGCAGGGCCAGCTCAAGTTTCTCGCCAGATCCTACCAGAAACAACGCGCAGTATGGGCCGGCTGGCTTAG